The following proteins come from a genomic window of Pseudomonas putida:
- a CDS encoding AAA family ATPase has translation MLTTLAIGNYRSINHLVLPLGQLNLVTGANGSGKSNLYKALRLLAETAQGGVVEALAREGGLDSTWWAGPETSARMRRGEVPIQGQHPSEARRLRLGFATEDLGFAITLGLPIPLPYPTAFMLDPEIKCEAIWGAGAYRPSSLLVERKNALVRAREGNSWAVLDQHADSGESFFNIVGRPRQAPEIGDLRAFINSWRFYDHFRIDRDAPCRQPQLGTRSPVLHHDGRNLASALQTIIEIGDVEDLVEALNDAFPGSRLEINAPPGGLFSVRLHQHGLLRPLEGAELSDGTLRYLLLMAALLTPRPPSLMVLNEPETSLHADLLPALARLIIRASRRSQVWVVSHSAPLINALAACDGCNVLELEKIQGQTQLRGVGLLDEPLWRWAD, from the coding sequence ATGCTCACTACCCTCGCCATCGGCAACTACCGCTCGATCAACCACCTGGTCCTGCCGCTGGGCCAACTCAACCTGGTGACCGGTGCCAACGGCAGCGGCAAATCCAACCTGTACAAGGCGCTGCGCCTGCTGGCCGAAACCGCACAGGGCGGTGTGGTCGAAGCCCTCGCCCGTGAAGGCGGGCTGGATTCGACCTGGTGGGCCGGCCCAGAAACCAGCGCACGAATGCGGCGCGGCGAAGTGCCCATCCAAGGCCAGCATCCGAGCGAAGCCAGGCGCCTGCGCCTGGGCTTTGCCACCGAGGACCTCGGGTTTGCCATCACACTCGGCCTGCCAATTCCCCTGCCGTATCCGACCGCGTTCATGCTCGACCCCGAAATAAAGTGCGAGGCCATCTGGGGCGCTGGCGCCTATCGGCCCTCGTCCTTGCTGGTCGAGCGCAAGAACGCCTTGGTGCGGGCCCGCGAGGGCAACAGCTGGGCGGTGCTTGATCAGCATGCTGACAGCGGCGAGAGCTTCTTCAACATCGTCGGCCGGCCCCGCCAGGCACCGGAAATCGGTGACCTGCGCGCATTCATCAATAGCTGGCGGTTTTACGATCACTTCCGGATTGACCGTGATGCGCCTTGCCGTCAACCCCAACTGGGCACTCGCTCGCCGGTACTGCATCACGACGGGCGCAACCTGGCCTCGGCGTTGCAGACCATTATCGAAATTGGCGATGTGGAGGATCTGGTGGAAGCGCTGAATGACGCGTTTCCCGGCAGCCGTCTGGAGATCAATGCGCCACCTGGCGGGCTGTTCAGTGTAAGGCTGCACCAGCACGGTCTTTTGCGCCCGCTCGAGGGTGCTGAATTGTCGGACGGCACCCTGCGTTATCTTCTGCTGATGGCCGCCCTGCTTACACCACGGCCGCCATCGCTGATGGTCTTGAACGAACCGGAAACCAGTCTGCACGCGGACCTGCTTCCGGCCTTGGCGCGGCTGATCATTCGTGCATCACGCCGTAGCCAGGTTTGGGTGGTATCGCACAGTGCGCCATTAATCAACGCGCTGGCAGCCTGTGACGGGTGCAATGTGCTAGAGCTGGAAAAAATACAAGGGCAAACCCAGCTGCGGGGGGTTGGGTTGCTGGATGAGCCGCTGTGGCGCTGGGCTGACTGA
- a CDS encoding bifunctional O-acetylhomoserine aminocarboxypropyltransferase/cysteine synthase, which yields MKLETLAIHAGFSPDPTTKAVAVPIYQTTSFAFDDTQHGADLFDLKVAGNIYSRIMNPTNDVLEQRMAALEGGVGALAVASGMAAITYAIQTVAEAGDNIVSVAKLYGGTYNLLAHTLPRMGIHTRFAAHDDIAALEALIDARTKAVFCESIGNPAGNIVDIAALAEAAHRHGVPLIVDNTVATPVLCRPFEHGADIVVHSLTKYIGGHGTSIGGIVIDSGKFPWAENKERFALLNTPDPSYHGVTYTEAFGPAAFIGRCRVVPLRNTGAALSPFNAFLILQGLETLALRMERHTENALKVAHYLQAHEQVAWVKFAGLPDHPEHELAQRYTGGKPASILSFGIKGGQAAGARFIDALQLVVRLVNIGDAKSLACHPASTTHRQLNDEELEKAGVPRDMVRLSIGIEHSDDIIADLAQALEASRG from the coding sequence ATGAAGCTGGAAACGCTTGCCATCCATGCGGGCTTCAGCCCCGACCCGACCACCAAGGCGGTGGCCGTACCGATCTACCAGACCACCTCCTTCGCCTTCGATGACACCCAGCACGGCGCCGATCTGTTTGACCTGAAGGTTGCCGGCAACATCTACTCGCGCATCATGAACCCCACCAACGACGTGCTCGAGCAGCGCATGGCCGCCCTGGAAGGCGGGGTTGGCGCGCTGGCCGTTGCCTCGGGCATGGCGGCTATCACCTACGCCATCCAGACCGTCGCCGAAGCCGGCGACAATATCGTCTCGGTGGCCAAGCTGTACGGTGGCACCTACAACCTGCTGGCGCACACCCTGCCGCGCATGGGTATCCACACCCGCTTCGCGGCCCATGACGACATCGCCGCCCTCGAAGCGCTGATCGACGCGCGTACCAAAGCGGTATTCTGCGAGTCCATCGGCAACCCCGCCGGCAATATCGTCGATATCGCCGCGCTGGCCGAAGCTGCCCACCGCCACGGGGTACCGCTGATCGTCGACAATACCGTGGCCACCCCGGTGCTGTGCCGGCCGTTCGAGCACGGCGCCGACATCGTCGTGCACTCGCTGACCAAGTACATCGGCGGTCACGGCACCAGCATCGGCGGTATCGTCATCGACTCCGGCAAATTCCCCTGGGCCGAAAACAAGGAACGCTTCGCCCTGCTCAACACCCCCGACCCGTCCTACCACGGCGTCACCTACACCGAAGCCTTCGGGCCTGCCGCCTTCATCGGCCGCTGCCGTGTGGTGCCCTTGCGCAACACGGGCGCCGCGCTGTCGCCGTTCAATGCTTTCCTGATCCTGCAAGGCCTGGAAACCCTGGCCCTGCGCATGGAGCGCCATACCGAGAACGCGCTAAAGGTCGCCCATTACCTGCAAGCCCACGAGCAGGTGGCCTGGGTGAAGTTCGCCGGGCTGCCCGACCACCCCGAACATGAACTGGCCCAGCGCTACACCGGCGGCAAGCCGGCGTCGATCCTGTCGTTCGGTATCAAGGGTGGCCAAGCGGCTGGCGCGCGCTTCATCGACGCGTTGCAGTTGGTGGTACGCCTAGTGAACATCGGCGACGCCAAGTCACTGGCCTGCCATCCCGCTTCCACTACTCATCGTCAGCTCAACGACGAGGAACTGGAGAAGGCCGGCGTGCCACGGGACATGGTGCGCCTGTCGATCGGCATCGAACACAGTGACGACATCATCGCCGACCTGGCCCAGGCCTTGGAGGCCAGCCGCGGCTGA
- a CDS encoding TetR family transcriptional regulator: protein MSGLREQQKAMRRETISRTALGLFETQGYQTTTMEQIARLAAVSVPTVFAYFGSKQEILLEKLREADHRAVTEARRRLPEFDDALEALCCYEAHLTDYAFEVLPAPLWREILPPLLPLLGAEQQGVPDAYRRVNDALVNELKCLLQDLCDSGRLSAGLDVGYAAFLINDYGHLQLLRLCSREPLDMAAHRADVRRFMGFILAGMQA, encoded by the coding sequence GTGAGCGGATTGCGCGAGCAGCAGAAGGCGATGCGTCGTGAAACCATCAGCCGAACGGCGCTAGGCCTGTTTGAAACGCAGGGTTACCAGACCACCACCATGGAACAGATCGCGCGCCTGGCCGCAGTGTCGGTGCCCACGGTGTTTGCCTACTTCGGCAGCAAGCAGGAGATTTTGCTGGAGAAGCTCCGCGAGGCCGACCACCGGGCGGTGACCGAAGCCCGGCGGCGCCTGCCGGAATTCGACGATGCGCTGGAGGCCCTGTGTTGCTACGAAGCGCACTTGACCGATTACGCATTCGAGGTGCTGCCTGCACCGCTCTGGCGCGAGATATTGCCGCCGTTGCTGCCGTTGCTGGGGGCTGAGCAGCAGGGCGTGCCGGATGCCTACAGGCGGGTCAATGACGCGCTGGTCAACGAGTTGAAGTGCCTGCTACAGGACTTGTGCGACAGCGGCAGGCTGTCGGCTGGGCTGGACGTGGGGTATGCGGCGTTCCTGATCAACGATTACGGGCACCTTCAGTTGCTGCGCCTTTGCAGCCGCGAGCCGCTGGACATGGCGGCACACCGGGCGGATGTGCGGCGGTTCATGGGCTTTATCCTGGCCGGCATGCAAGCGTGA
- a CDS encoding HD domain-containing protein, producing MTREAFAPYQSLATDLLKYLPSDQRDGSHDLAHIQRVWVNAHRIQRVEGGDLEILLAATVLHDCVAVEKHSPLRGQASTLSANKAASALAEMGWPSGRVEQVVHAIKTHSYSAGLEPLTLEACILQDSDRLDAIGAVGIARCFYVSGRMGSALYDFENPFAQQRAYQDGAYAIDHFQTKLLKLASGFKTQEGARLAAERHTRLETFLTQFMDEITGAG from the coding sequence ATGACCCGCGAAGCGTTTGCCCCTTATCAGTCTCTTGCCACTGACTTGCTGAAGTATCTGCCGTCCGACCAGCGTGATGGCTCCCACGACTTGGCCCATATTCAGCGCGTGTGGGTCAATGCGCACCGGATCCAGCGGGTAGAGGGTGGCGACCTTGAAATCTTGCTTGCGGCGACGGTGCTGCACGACTGTGTGGCAGTGGAAAAGCATTCGCCGTTACGTGGGCAGGCTTCGACGTTGTCGGCGAACAAGGCTGCATCAGCCCTTGCTGAGATGGGCTGGCCGAGTGGGCGCGTTGAGCAAGTAGTGCATGCGATCAAAACACACAGTTACTCGGCAGGACTCGAACCGCTGACACTTGAGGCCTGCATCCTTCAGGACAGTGACCGGCTTGACGCCATAGGCGCGGTGGGTATTGCCCGGTGTTTTTACGTCTCCGGGCGAATGGGGTCGGCGCTCTATGACTTCGAGAATCCTTTCGCGCAGCAGAGGGCGTACCAGGACGGGGCGTATGCCATCGACCACTTCCAGACCAAACTGCTCAAGCTCGCCTCGGGCTTTAAAACCCAAGAAGGGGCTCGCCTTGCTGCCGAGCGTCATACCCGGCTTGAAACCTTTCTTACCCAGTTCATGGATGAGATTACCGGGGCCGGTTAG
- a CDS encoding amidohydrolase family protein: MSTAADLIIHNARIYTVDPHRPWAEAVAICGERIVCVGDRGSVMAYAGPATRLLDAGGKLVLPGFVESHWHFSSTAFAFQALVNHTDPQQVLALLKAYVEANPSEKAITGMGWIQPLMPGHMLRREVLDAICPDKPVCLLSTDYHTMWVNSFALNAAGIDRNTPAVEEGASWFEKDPITGEPTGLIIDCAAYSLLMQRLSEAGYLPTGIDLYLRSIPFWQEKLVAAGITTVFDAGFLDPAGDQSLLYETLQQLEREERLKLRVVGSYINMGTEDDPVTRLQALRERYDSPLVKAQTLKLMLDGTELNHTAFLLEPYCDKPHSCGSTTMPEEVFEGHVRKADALGIDVMVHAVGDAAVRMALDVFERTFSSNPPRDRRHVITHAFLTHPDDIPRFRRIGVMANTQLQWGVVDAYAEAIQQAYGYPRWASMYKFRSFIDQGVTVSIGMDGLVCQCRCQHKPVEHIESGHTRQLSGEPDAPVMPDADERLSIPQLIAAYTLNGAYQLGLEREIGSITVGKRADIIVLEQDLFELDRYQIGNTEVALTVMNGRITHDAGTLPRA; the protein is encoded by the coding sequence ATGTCCACCGCCGCAGACCTCATCATCCACAATGCCCGCATTTACACGGTCGACCCGCACAGGCCCTGGGCCGAGGCGGTGGCCATTTGCGGCGAACGCATCGTTTGCGTGGGCGACCGCGGCAGCGTCATGGCATACGCCGGCCCTGCCACACGGCTGCTGGATGCCGGCGGCAAACTGGTGCTGCCGGGCTTCGTCGAGTCTCACTGGCACTTTTCCTCTACCGCCTTTGCCTTTCAGGCGCTGGTCAACCATACAGACCCACAACAGGTGCTGGCCCTGCTCAAGGCCTACGTCGAGGCCAACCCCTCTGAAAAAGCCATTACCGGCATGGGCTGGATCCAGCCGTTGATGCCTGGGCACATGTTGCGCCGCGAAGTACTGGATGCCATCTGTCCGGACAAGCCCGTGTGCCTGCTGTCCACCGACTATCACACCATGTGGGTCAACAGCTTCGCCCTGAACGCTGCCGGCATCGACCGCAACACCCCGGCGGTAGAAGAAGGCGCCAGCTGGTTCGAAAAGGACCCGATCACCGGCGAGCCAACGGGCCTGATCATTGACTGCGCAGCCTATTCGCTACTGATGCAACGCCTGAGCGAAGCCGGCTACCTGCCGACAGGCATCGACCTGTACCTGCGCTCGATCCCCTTCTGGCAGGAGAAACTGGTGGCGGCCGGAATTACCACAGTATTCGATGCCGGTTTCCTCGACCCCGCCGGCGACCAGTCGCTGCTGTATGAAACCTTGCAGCAACTGGAGCGTGAGGAGCGCCTTAAACTGCGGGTAGTCGGCAGCTACATCAACATGGGCACCGAGGACGACCCGGTCACTCGGCTGCAGGCCCTGCGCGAACGCTACGACTCGCCGCTGGTCAAGGCGCAGACCCTCAAGCTGATGCTGGACGGGACCGAGCTGAACCACACCGCATTCCTGCTCGAGCCCTATTGCGACAAGCCACACAGCTGCGGTTCGACGACCATGCCCGAGGAAGTGTTCGAGGGCCATGTACGCAAGGCCGACGCCCTCGGTATCGACGTGATGGTGCATGCAGTGGGCGATGCCGCCGTGCGCATGGCGCTGGACGTGTTTGAGCGCACGTTCTCCAGCAACCCGCCCCGCGACCGTCGCCACGTCATCACTCACGCCTTCCTCACCCACCCCGACGACATCCCGCGCTTTCGCCGTATCGGCGTCATGGCCAACACCCAGTTGCAGTGGGGCGTGGTCGACGCCTACGCCGAGGCCATCCAGCAGGCCTATGGCTACCCGCGCTGGGCGTCGATGTACAAATTCCGCAGCTTCATCGACCAGGGTGTGACCGTGTCCATCGGCATGGACGGCCTGGTGTGCCAATGCCGATGCCAGCACAAGCCGGTGGAACACATCGAATCGGGCCACACCCGCCAGCTCAGTGGCGAACCCGATGCCCCTGTGATGCCCGATGCCGACGAGCGCCTGAGCATCCCGCAACTGATCGCCGCCTATACCCTCAACGGTGCCTACCAACTGGGCCTGGAACGGGAAATCGGTTCGATCACCGTTGGCAAGCGTGCCGACATCATCGTGCTGGAGCAGGACCTGTTCGAACTGGACCGCTACCAGATCGGCAATACCGAAGTAGCGCTGACCGTGATGAACGGCCGCATCACCCACGACGCAGGTACCCTGCCCCGCGCCTGA
- a CDS encoding MFS transporter, protein MHNNNNTLLLRAALIYIAATALIIIGVQPIFIGLLAERLHLDLSQQGWVLSSEMSGTLLGCLLLSIPRRHPSGRGLYLAAAFAALMLNVLSATLDTLTTLILCRFACGIAAGLLYAGSISGLGRLPGQDRSYGLSLLIQTAVFALYATCLPQLAEQFGHRTAIASLGFWFVLIAMAALFIPVRLQHATPVRLAQPGGGSAIIGHYALLGMLCLQLAIYSLWGFVEQLARERGIDAVDVGWAFGLGILGGLPGGALPSLLGARVSRGPMIGLGSLVVLVSITLLARYTHDADQLCMALFLMNFGWVLALTYYMGAIATNDPRGTLTPWVSALQLGAAAAAPALVALQQQSAGREMIFASAGTAVVLGCALKCVAGVVHRRAVREAG, encoded by the coding sequence ATGCACAACAATAACAACACCTTGCTTCTGCGTGCCGCGTTGATCTACATCGCCGCCACGGCGCTGATCATCATTGGCGTACAACCCATCTTCATCGGCCTGCTGGCCGAGCGGTTGCATCTGGACCTGAGCCAACAGGGCTGGGTACTTTCCAGTGAAATGAGCGGAACCCTGCTCGGTTGCCTGCTGCTGTCGATACCCAGGCGTCACCCGAGTGGCCGTGGGCTGTACCTGGCGGCAGCCTTTGCAGCGCTGATGTTGAACGTCCTCAGCGCTACGCTGGACACTTTGACGACGTTGATTCTGTGCCGTTTTGCCTGTGGTATCGCTGCAGGTCTGCTGTATGCCGGGTCGATCAGCGGGCTCGGCCGGCTGCCGGGCCAGGATCGCTCGTACGGCCTGTCGCTGCTGATTCAAACCGCTGTCTTTGCCCTGTACGCGACGTGCCTGCCACAACTGGCAGAGCAGTTCGGTCACCGCACGGCGATTGCATCACTGGGTTTCTGGTTCGTGCTGATCGCTATGGCTGCGTTGTTCATTCCGGTACGGCTGCAGCATGCAACACCCGTGCGCCTGGCGCAGCCAGGCGGTGGCTCGGCGATTATCGGGCACTACGCCCTGCTGGGGATGCTGTGCCTGCAGCTGGCCATCTATTCGTTGTGGGGGTTTGTCGAACAGTTGGCGCGCGAACGCGGCATAGACGCGGTGGATGTGGGCTGGGCGTTCGGGCTGGGAATACTGGGTGGCTTGCCTGGCGGTGCCCTGCCCAGCCTGCTGGGTGCACGGGTGAGCCGTGGCCCTATGATCGGCCTGGGCTCGCTGGTAGTGCTGGTGTCAATCACCCTGCTGGCGCGCTATACGCATGATGCCGATCAGCTGTGCATGGCACTGTTTCTGATGAACTTCGGCTGGGTGCTGGCGCTAACCTACTACATGGGGGCAATTGCCACCAATGACCCACGCGGCACGTTAACGCCCTGGGTCAGTGCGCTGCAACTGGGGGCCGCGGCGGCAGCGCCGGCGTTAGTGGCCTTGCAGCAACAGAGTGCCGGGCGGGAAATGATCTTTGCCAGTGCAGGGACGGCGGTGGTGTTGGGGTGTGCGCTGAAGTGCGTGGCCGGCGTGGTTCATCGGCGGGCAGTTCGTGAAGCTGGTTGA
- a CDS encoding DUF3077 domain-containing protein: MDSETPKNSSKPTVVRAASRFGNSDAELVQMKPQLPIRTALMEASGIMGCITEITRKAIDRPGDRQVMMKATYYLAGMAKSLIDGQLLQIRQAREGEGEA, from the coding sequence ATGGACAGCGAAACGCCGAAAAACAGCAGCAAACCCACTGTCGTGCGTGCAGCGAGCCGCTTTGGCAACAGCGATGCCGAACTGGTGCAAATGAAACCGCAGCTGCCAATACGCACCGCACTGATGGAAGCTTCGGGCATCATGGGCTGCATCACCGAAATCACTCGCAAGGCCATCGACAGGCCTGGCGACCGCCAGGTGATGATGAAGGCCACGTACTATCTGGCCGGGATGGCCAAGTCACTGATCGACGGCCAGCTGCTGCAGATACGTCAGGCACGCGAAGGCGAGGGCGAAGCCTAG
- a CDS encoding D-2-hydroxyacid dehydrogenase family protein, which translates to MRIVIPDDYQDVIRTLDCFGKLSGHAVSVLHEHAPATLEQLAARFADADALVLTRERTRIDAALLDRLPNLKLISQTGKVSSHLDLAACTARGIAVTEGRGSPVAPAELAWALILNARRQLVPAIDAFRQGQWQVNLGQALAGQTLGIWGYGKIGQRLARYAQAFDMPVLVWGSDSSRAAAKADGHSAAASREAFFAEADIVSLNLRLSDQTRHGVTFDDLSHMKPDALLVNVSRAELIAPGALLQALDAGRPGYAAVDVYEEEPLLDPAHPLLRHPRVLSTPHLGYVEKNGYELYFGDAFDNVLAFFEGVPKNVANPQALALQRLNPVQP; encoded by the coding sequence ATGCGCATTGTCATTCCCGACGACTACCAGGATGTAATCCGTACGCTCGATTGCTTCGGCAAGCTGAGCGGGCATGCTGTCAGCGTCCTTCATGAGCACGCACCTGCCACGCTGGAACAACTTGCAGCACGCTTTGCCGATGCCGACGCCCTGGTACTCACCCGTGAACGCACACGCATCGACGCCGCCTTGCTCGACCGCCTGCCCAACCTCAAGCTGATCAGCCAGACCGGCAAGGTGTCCAGCCACCTCGACCTGGCTGCCTGCACCGCGCGCGGCATTGCCGTGACCGAGGGGCGGGGATCGCCGGTAGCGCCTGCCGAACTGGCCTGGGCGCTGATCCTCAATGCCCGCCGGCAACTGGTGCCGGCCATTGATGCCTTCCGCCAAGGTCAATGGCAGGTCAACCTGGGTCAGGCGCTGGCCGGGCAGACGCTGGGCATCTGGGGCTATGGCAAGATCGGCCAGCGCCTGGCGCGTTATGCGCAGGCCTTCGACATGCCCGTGCTGGTGTGGGGCAGCGACAGCAGCCGCGCCGCAGCCAAAGCCGATGGCCACTCTGCTGCCGCCTCGCGCGAGGCGTTTTTTGCCGAGGCGGATATTGTCAGCCTGAACCTGCGCCTTTCGGATCAGACACGCCATGGGGTGACCTTCGACGACCTGTCCCACATGAAGCCCGACGCCTTGCTGGTGAACGTCAGCCGCGCGGAACTGATTGCACCAGGCGCATTACTGCAGGCATTGGATGCCGGGCGGCCGGGCTACGCGGCGGTGGATGTTTATGAGGAAGAGCCGTTACTCGACCCGGCCCATCCCCTGCTGCGCCACCCACGTGTACTCAGCACGCCCCACTTGGGGTATGTGGAGAAGAACGGCTACGAGCTGTACTTCGGTGACGCCTTCGACAATGTGCTGGCGTTTTTCGAAGGGGTGCCGAAGAACGTCGCCAACCCGCAAGCTTTGGCACTTCAACGCTTGAACCCAGTGCAGCCTTGA
- a CDS encoding 5'-nucleotidase translates to MPYPIEEKLVIGVASSALFDLSVSDDIYQTQGVEAYRQHQEQNLDEPFPRGVALPFIRRFLSINKAFPDQLPVEVVLLSRNSPETGLRVFRSISHYQLDITRAAFMSGRSPYEYIPAFNASLFLSANEEDVQKAIDANYPAGRVLPTRIYDDEIDTELRVAFDFDGVIADDEAESVYKRNDNLDDFQEHERVHKGTPHSPGPLADLYRKLSRIRMLEDRKLSEDPTYQRILRIAIVTARNAPSHERVVTTLKDWGVSPDECFFLGGMDKPRVLSILKPHVFFDDQRTHLQSPAGNLPMVHVPFGVANRVRSPQAPDPQQEQLSICELSREP, encoded by the coding sequence ATGCCCTACCCCATTGAAGAAAAACTGGTCATCGGCGTTGCCTCGAGTGCGCTGTTCGACCTCTCCGTTTCCGATGACATCTACCAGACACAAGGTGTCGAGGCCTACCGCCAACATCAGGAACAGAACCTGGACGAGCCGTTTCCCAGGGGGGTGGCGCTGCCGTTCATTCGCCGCTTCCTGAGCATCAACAAGGCATTCCCCGACCAGTTGCCGGTGGAAGTGGTGCTGCTCTCGCGCAACTCGCCGGAAACCGGCCTGCGGGTGTTCCGCTCCATCAGCCACTATCAGCTGGACATCACCCGTGCGGCATTCATGTCAGGTCGCTCGCCCTACGAGTACATCCCCGCGTTCAATGCTTCGCTGTTCCTCAGTGCCAACGAGGAAGATGTGCAAAAGGCCATCGACGCCAACTACCCTGCCGGGCGTGTGCTGCCTACGCGCATCTACGATGATGAAATCGACACCGAGCTGCGGGTGGCCTTCGACTTCGATGGCGTGATTGCCGACGACGAGGCAGAGAGTGTGTACAAGCGCAACGACAACCTGGACGACTTTCAGGAACACGAGCGCGTGCACAAGGGCACCCCGCATTCGCCGGGGCCTTTGGCAGACCTTTACCGCAAGCTCTCGCGGATACGCATGCTGGAGGACCGCAAGCTGTCCGAAGACCCGACGTACCAGCGGATCCTGCGCATTGCCATCGTCACGGCGCGCAACGCACCTTCGCATGAGCGAGTAGTGACGACCTTGAAGGATTGGGGCGTATCGCCGGATGAGTGCTTTTTTCTAGGCGGTATGGATAAACCCAGAGTGTTGTCGATATTGAAGCCACATGTGTTTTTCGACGACCAGCGCACGCACTTGCAATCGCCAGCGGGGAACCTGCCGATGGTGCATGTACCGTTCGGGGTGGCGAACAGGGTGCGCTCGCCTCAGGCACCAGACCCGCAGCAGGAACAACTGTCAATTTGCGAATTGTCACGCGAGCCATAA
- a CDS encoding glutathione S-transferase, with translation MLRILGRASSINVRKVMWACAEFEIAFEREDWGSGFKATDSAEFLGLNPNAMIPVIQDGDFTLWESNSIIRYLANRYGATAFYPGEAQARARIDQWIDWQASDLNRSWSYAFMSLVRHSPAHQDPQALAAGCAEWSRYMRILDRQLASTGAYVAGSQFTLADIPIGLSVNRWFETPFEHPHLPAVRDYYERLSERPAYHLHGRNGTP, from the coding sequence ATGCTGCGGATACTGGGAAGAGCCTCTTCCATCAATGTGCGAAAAGTCATGTGGGCCTGTGCCGAATTCGAGATCGCATTCGAACGCGAAGACTGGGGCTCTGGCTTCAAGGCCACTGACAGCGCCGAGTTCCTCGGGTTGAACCCCAACGCCATGATCCCGGTGATCCAGGACGGCGACTTCACTTTGTGGGAATCCAACAGCATCATCCGCTACCTGGCCAACCGCTACGGCGCCACCGCGTTCTATCCCGGCGAGGCCCAGGCGCGGGCCAGGATCGATCAGTGGATCGACTGGCAGGCCTCGGACCTGAACCGCTCATGGAGCTACGCGTTCATGTCGCTGGTCAGGCACTCACCCGCTCACCAGGACCCGCAAGCACTGGCTGCCGGTTGTGCCGAGTGGTCACGCTACATGCGCATCCTCGACCGCCAACTGGCGAGCACCGGCGCCTATGTGGCCGGCAGCCAGTTCACCCTGGCCGACATCCCTATCGGCCTGTCGGTCAACCGCTGGTTCGAAACGCCGTTCGAGCACCCGCACCTGCCTGCTGTGCGCGATTATTACGAGCGACTCAGCGAGCGCCCTGCCTATCACTTGCATGGCCGAAACGGTACTCCGTAG